Within Nematostella vectensis chromosome 1, jaNemVect1.1, whole genome shotgun sequence, the genomic segment ACAATGTAATTTTATTGTCGCTTTTGCTTGACTTGAAAAACCTTTTTCGTAAAGCTACATTCAAAGATTCAAAGAAAACGTGTGAACAATAAAGTTATGAAGTAATTAAACTAGCTATTACTAGGTAAATCAAACACAAACAATACCTTGTGCGGCTTCTAAGCTGGGAAGTGTTCTAGTGGAATCGACCTTTATCAAACAACAACTCCGTTCTGGTCACGTGACTAGAACGCGGGAAAACTGGGCTGGCTACTGCCACACCCACTGAGAGATTGACAcgttgtataatattttttccagGTGTTTTAAAAGAATGCTGCAAGCTATTTCCATCCTCATTAGAATATCATGCTCGGTTCAAGTCCAAAGCGAACAGCAAAAGCTTTTGCGAAGCGAAAGCCAAGAGCGCAGGAAACGTACGAGTGCTTGGGGAGGGGATCTACTCGGCCATGTCACGCAACCTAAAACAGGTTGGTATGaaaaggcttttacggaacaTTAAAAATGGTTAGTGTGAAAAGGCTTGTCACGCAACCTAAAACAGGTTAGTATGAAAGGGCTTGTTAAGCAACCTAAAACAGGTTAGTATGAATAAAGGGCTTGTCGCGCAACCTTAACAGGTTAGTATGAACAGGCTTTTCACGCAACATAAAACAGGTTAGTATGAATTTTCACGCAACATAAAACAGGTTAGTGTGAAAAGGCTTGTTAAGCAACCTAAAACAGGTTAGTATGAAAGGGCTTGTCGCGCAACCTAAAACAGGTTAGTATGAAAGGGCTTGTCACGCAACCTAAAACAGGTCTGTGTGAAAAGCTTGTCAAGAAACAGGTCTCTAGGTGAATGTATGTCAAGAAACTTGAAAAATGTCAGAAGGAAAAGGCTTTTCACCCAGTAGGTCAGTATGCAAATGTCTGTCACGCAACTTGAAACACATCAGTAGCAAAAGGGTGAAAGGTTGCAGCTTCCATTcccttatttttctttaattgaCTTGAAATTTATTGACTTGTATTATCTTTCCATTGTAGAACCAGAGACTAAAATGGCAGTTTTTCGGCTCCAAGGAAGGCCTATGCACGATCTACCCCGCGGCTCCCCTGAAAGAATGCCACGCCTACGATAACCGCTTACGCCCCTGGTACACATCAGCAGCCTATCCTTCAACCAAGAAACTCGTCATCGTCCTGGACACGAGCTCGTCCATGGCAAGCCGAGTGGAACTGGGTACGAAAAGGCGCACGCGATTGGATGTTGCCAAGGCAGCGCTGTCAACAATACTCAGCACACTTCTTCCACAAGACAAGGTCAGGCAGTCGTCTCCAGTCTTCCAATCACCAGTAgcttaaagttcttaaaacctttcacttatatcaatctagccaaaacaaagcatagataaactttcaaattctgaaaagggaattgaatttgattgacatttgaattttctacagatctttgaaaattttcctggccgcgcgaaaggagattggatcgagtgaataattccaagttttggcagGAAAAttgaaacaacgtattttccttaaatccgttaaaattcagagacggcaatgccacaaaatattggcgagtTGTTTTCTATAGCAATGCTtcccacaatgaagcgaagaatagttaaaagtcgagaattgtatgtgaaaaaagaaaatatcgctttgttgtaggtttcaaaatcATCTCGAtttacgtcacaaatgactggacccgggcctttcaggtcacggccttttttccgataGTTgcccaaaatacctcaatattacagatttgagagattcgcgcgaacgcgttttttatagggtccatacaaaccacataccatttggaagatgaaaatataaagagttgtcaaagtctatcaactctgaaaggttatatggactttaaacacgaggttccgctataaaagggaaagcttcacccacccccgggctcttTTTAgcaattataatcagaacactgccacactagcagtcacaaattataagcctcCTGTAAAAACTGCGCTCGGAGAAATTGTCCTGgcatgttgactcattgacggctgattgatgaCTAATTGCTCTtgaatgtggactttaaaagcacactacaCACATTTCGACACATTATTGGCATCAATCGTCCCGTCTTGGCTCGACGGATGCCAATGTGAGTatgtgtgcttttaaagtccacatttattgttcttgagccatggggtgggaggagctttccttttatagcggaattTCGTGTTTAAAAGGTTTAACATTGAGGAAAATAagaatcaataaaaataaccaAACATCCCTACCCTTTGGCCAGATTAATCAATGCAGTCCATCAagaactggtattcgactctgacAATTTCTCGTCTGGAGAAATCTTAATAAAATCGAAAATGTGGCAgcgtcgaataccagttttttgggactgaaaaataaacaagagATACATAAATACTCTTTTAGTTACAGTAGCTATGTTCGCGTCATGTGGACTGTTGATAATTTTGCGTTCTATTATACAGGTTGGAGTAGTTCTCTTTAACTCAAAGGTTACACTCGCCGGTAGTAGCGGTGTGGATGAATGCTACAGCACGCGGCTAGCGCCCGCCGGGCGCTTTAACGTGAACTATCTCAAGGATTTTATTAACCGCAGTAGACCGGGAGGTAAGTCTGACCATGCTTATGTAATATAGTCTGCAAGTGATCCTTTTAGTCAAGGATTCCATCAATCGCACTAGACCGGGGGGGTAAGTGAGTCCATACTTATGTAATATAGTCTGCAAGTGATCCTTTTAGTCAAGGATTTCATCAATCGCACTAGACCGGAGGGTGAGACCATACTTATGTAATATAGTCTGTAAGTGATCCTTTTAGTAAAGGATTTCATCAATCGCGCTAGACCGGGGGTTAGTGAGTCCATACTTATGTAATATAGTCTACAAGTGATCCTTTTAGTCCAGGATTTCATCAATCGCACTAGACCGGGGGGATTAGTGTGAAAATACTTATGTAATATAGTCTGCAAGTGATCCTTTTAGTCAAGGATTTCATCAATCGCACTAGACCGGGGGGTAAGTGAGACCATACTTATGTAATATAGTCTGCAAGTGATCCTTTTGGTCCGGCACACTCGTTTTTCTTCCCAGGTGGTACACAATACCAGAATGCTTTTAAAGCGGCCTTTACCCTCTTGAAGAGCGCAAAATCTGGTGACGGGGGCGGTGAGCAGTCGTTTTTGCTATTCCTGACCGACGGTGGGCCCAAAGACGATGCTCTTGCGGTCGAACGTTTAATCGCGcagaacaaaaaggaaatggaagAGTCAAGAGAGCGCGTAACTATTATGACTATAGGACTCGGTAAAGATGAGCACATGAAGAACTTTCTCGGCAGACTCTCCAAAAATGTGGTAAGACACTTTTTCTctcatgctcgaggatccagcgtactttgcgggcgcccCTAAAGAGTGACCTTTGAGAGAACCCGCATAGTACACTGGATTCTCGACCATGTTTTTCTCTCTCAGTGGTGCAATTTGTGGTATAGGATTCGCTTCTCATGCCAGGAGTCAGGGTTTACCCAAACGTATTTTAAAGGGTGTTTAAAATACTAAATTTCAACATGTAGGTTCTTAATCTCTAAGTTCTAATACGCGGGTGTTTGCTGTAGTCTTAGACTTATTAGATTATTATTTGAAGCTGTTATTTATCGTTTTAGGGTAGCAAATACTCGCAAGTGGATAACGAAGCCCACATGTACAGCGCTATTCACGACTACTACAGCCATCTACAAGCGATGGCGACCAAGGCCACAAAGAACTATATTCTATCCCCGCCCTACGCTGACGCCTGGGGACTAGGTGAAATAAACAGTTTCTTTTCAACATCACTTTTGTTTTTTGATCGCCGAGAAAGATGGGCTGATTGGTCGCTTGTGTATTTTTCTGGTATTATCCTGTATTAAATCCATTATAACTGTTCTCATTCACATGCGTAGGTAAAAAAACATCACTTTAGAAAACGTTTTTTAAGGGCGTCAATCAACTTCTGCTTTTTGATCGCCGAGAAAGTGGGGTTGATTGATCGCTTGTGTATTTACCTGTTAATACCCTGTACTCAAATAGAATACACccatttcaaaaaaggttgtcagtgcaaatggcgaatggcaaatagtagatggcagttctaagcccGAACGGTGCTTCTGGGTACAAatcattcgtaaaattaaaggtgtaaaataaagtctagcaatgtcagagacatacattgatgatctttaatggataatgGATTGGTTTAATGGTTCCTCTCAGAAcagccatttgccaatcgccatttagcactgacaacgttttttgaaataggtatatacgTTCTCTGTCACACTCGCAAGTCAAGAAAAAAGCTTCGGTTTTAATGTCGTTTTTGGTGGACGTCAATCAAGTGATCTCCGTGGAGATAAAGAGCCCTGCCGATAAATCCTACGTTAGAACCAGTTCTATCCCTTGTGAAACGACCAGTCGTTTCGGTCGTATCTGTCGTAAGGGTCGTCCCATGGAGTGTTTCGATATTGTCGTACGGATCGCGAGGTTTTTTTGCAGACGACTGTTACAACCCTTACGACTGTTACGactatatggaaaccaggcttAAAGCGTTCACTTTTTAGTATGGTAAAAGTGATGCCTGTGTTAATGATCATTGCTTTCCACTCGCAGGTTTAATGATCACAGTAGCGGTGCCATGCTTCAGCAAGGGAGAATTTGTTGGAGTTGCCGGAGTGGATGTTATCATGTCCGACCTCCTCTCTGAAGTGCAATATTTTAACCAAGCAGGGTCCGACTCCTTCGCCTTTCTTGCCCACCTCAACACGGACAACGCCCTTTCCCATCCTCTCCTACCTCCCCCGGAAACGCTGACTAAAGACCCTAGCCTCGTCAACATTCTAGCACTCGAGCAGGGGGAGGCGTTCAAGCAGTTCTTCCATGGAACTCTCAAGCATATAAAGTAAGATTATCATGCGGTATTTACTTGTTTGACGCTGCTCCCTCAGACAAGCCACCCTTAAACAGACGCCGCTTCTACGGCGATAAGtttatttataaaagaaatactATATGATGAATTTTAGGGAAACAAAAACGTTTTACAAGTTCAACCCTTTTCCTGTATATCGCGTAGGCCTTGTGAACTGGTGAATATAGCTATTTCAGGAAACGTTGTCCAGAGCGACACGCGCCCATACCGCAACGCAGCATGCGCAAAACGAATCGTTTAGACCAAAACGCGGCTTCGCCATGATAGAGGTGAAGTCTAAACATCTTGCTCTGTCTTCAATTAGGCAGATAAATGTTTGAAATGCATTAGAAATCACTTTGTTTGTAGAATATTGGCAGGTGAACAAATCTTCCAAGATTGCCAAGCGGTCTTGGCGCGTACGCTTAAGCGCTCTCATATGGCCAATGTTTATATTCGCCCCTTGTTTCATCAAACCGAGCAGAATTTTCCGATTTGATGTACTTTGAGAATACATTGAGATAAGGCCGGTTGACAAAATATTCCAATCTTAACGAGCGCAACTATGCATTGAAGCCTTTGATGCGGCAGAATATAACTTATCGTCTTCGCACCAGGGAGAATGATATTCGCACCATATCGCTGCCTCGGCGACGGCTCAGCACTCCAAAAGGCGGCTTGCAGGCTGAGGGTGTGGCTGAGCACGTGTTGGACTACACCTACTACTGCAGTAGGGTCTTAGAGTACGTGCTGTGTGTAGCTCTACCTGAAGTCGTCACGGACCTTAAGATCACCGAGAATAATGGGGGTGAGTCTTTTTATGTGTAATTATAGTACTGGCTAAAATATGATCAGACCTATTTCTATGTTGAAAACTAAGACCCCTAATGGTTATGGGCAGTTAATTGGAAGAGTTAGTCTTGGCCTGGTAGTGGTAAAATGACACAGTAAGAGTAAAAAGGTTTCACGAGATtcattagggaccttaagcatcGACGACGGCAACGTGGACTACGACggcaaaaaaaatggaatttgattcagaattcaatagcagcacgtggaAATGCgctctgtctgatacatttcagccgtttttcaTAAAACCACGACGGAAAAATTTCAAGATTCACAGTTAATTTGAGGACGCGGGcgtttgcactgtaaactccacGAACTACGTTCGTTACTGTAGAAATAATatccttagtttatttttatgtctctgactataatgttttgcttattccattgcaataaAACTATTATTGACCGCCACACGCGAATCTCGTTGTCCTTGTCGTCGTCGTCCTTGCTTAATGTCCCTATTACCTGGCGATAACCGAAACAGAAATAACTGGTTTGTTTATAATAAATCCAAAATAACCACATTTTCACATAGCGGCTACCGCtatgacatttttttcatttttttgtaaCTTAGACAGGTTATATTATCATCGCATGGATCTCGTGCAAGAAGATGAAGTATGCTCTTACACAGACACGATTTCCTATAAAGGTAAGGAAATGTAAACGTTGGGggacgtgggtgggtagaacCCGACAAGGGAGGTGAGAGGCCAAGCGATTAGGAGTTATTGCATCGTTATTGTGGGAGGGGGGAAAAGGAATAGTGAAATGTAACCTTTGGGGGAGTGGGCTCGGTAGAACAAGATAAGAGAGGTTGATAGGCCAAGCAAATAGGAATTTTTTCATCGTTATGatcgggggaggggtggacaAGGATAAGAAAATGTAACCTTTGGGTTAGAACCTGGTGAGTAAGGGCGAGAGGATAGGCGGTTAAACAATGGGTTCCGCTATTAACGGCAAAGCACCTCTCAACCCCTGGGGCTCGAATTGGCAATTATTTTCAGAACTCCGCCACGCCAGCAGTCACAAATATCTATAAAAATTCTAGAGTaatattattttccttttagACAAGGCTGTAGTGAAATTTAGCGCAAAAGCATTCCTTAATCCCCCCGAGTATCTAGACGTGGAGGAGAACCCAACACTTATTGAAAAATACATGAACCACGCCAACCAAGGACACCAGGAAACCATGTTCCTGCCAGGAATTGTCCAGACAGCCAAGCTAAGCAAGGGCCTGGTCAATTACTGGATTCATGGCGAGCACAAGCAGTACCTGAGCCAGATACCCCGCAGGTTTTTTGGCTCCGCCAATGGCGTACTTAGGTTTTTTCCAGGGGAACCCTTACCGCGAAACTACGATCATTGCAGCAGACACTGGTGAGAGCATCTCTTAACTTCGTGTGATCCAATAATATCCCTTCTTTGCTCTGAGCCAATCATACCCATATTAAACTTCTTAGGATTCCTGGATCAAAGATCCCCGTCATAGCCAGTCATTCGCCATTCTAACTTTGCGCGGGGGATTGAGTCGAGTTGATAAGCAATTCAACATGGAGTCGAACAATGTCGACGCTCTTAATCtaactaaaaaatatattctggGAGCAGAATTGCCAAAACCTACCATCTTCTAGCTTTtattcagtaacacatcaacATGTTTACgacgccatgttgaattgCGTCCCCTAAAATCGTCCCAGCTTGCTATTCACGTTGCTTGCCTGCGCCTGGTCTAAGCAGCATTAATCTATCCCATTACTTCACCAGGTTCAACAAAGCCAACGCGTTCAAAGGTCAGCTAACCTTCACCACACCATACCGTGATCCTCTTGGCGCTGGGCTCATAGTAACCGCCAGTCACTCCATAGATATAGCGCGTGGTAGCAGTCTCAGTCTTTTTGGGGTGGTGGCCGCGGACTTGACGATGGAGTTTTTTCAAACGATGGTAAAGATGTATCTTGGGATTCGCTGCAAAGACATTACGAGTACGACGTGTCTGTTGGTGGATGTGGGAGGCTATGTGGTGTATCATCCAAGCTTTGCTAAGAGAGACGTTTTCGAGGACGAGTCGCTTGTGACGGCGAAGCACCTAACGGAAATCCATGGAGACATCGCCGAGTATTTGATATCAAACGGCATTATGACCAAGAAGACTTGTCAGGACTTTGTTGaaaggaaacttcaaatatCTTACGAGGTATGTTACTGTATAGGTGCAATATAGGCAGAGAGGTAGATAGTAGGTAGAAGTAGAGAGAAGGTCATAGATGCACGAGTAGAGAGAAAGCCATTTTAGCGATCAGTCGAGGCTTCAATCGTCACAATAGGATATTCACTGACAGTTATTGACATAGTAGCCACAATCTAAATTGACATTGTAATACCAAATTAAATGTAATTCATTTCTTTTCTGACAACCGGCATTATTTTCTTCTACTTGTGATTATGTTGCGACATAGTTTGAACCGAACCTAAGCCGCTGATTTTGATATATAACCTTTATTCGAGTTCCAACCCATTTGAATATATCAACATTCGTTTTCCAGATCGATATCGGTGACAAAGAGATGGTGAGTAACATCGAATGGACGGCGAGTAAGTGCGATGCATTCAGCCTTGTACGGGTTCCCTCCACCAATCTGTACGTGTTGGCAGCGTTTGCGAGTAGACATTCAACGTGTTACGAGAGCGTGCCGTGCGCGTGTAACGTGACGTGTACCACCCAGACTAACGAAGAGTGTGAATGCCCCTGCCGCAAGCGTCTGGAGTATAACTACTGCCTTGACGAGAACGCTGAaaggtaatcaagtataactactGCCTTGACGAGAACGCTGAAAGGTAATCAAATATAACTACTGCCTTGACGAGAACGCTGAaaggtaatcaagtataactactgcctcatcgctgaaaggtaatcaagtataactactGCCTTGACGAGAACGCTGAaaggtaatcaagtataactactgcctcatcgctgaaaggtaatcaagtataactactGCCTTGACGAGAACGCTGAaaggtaatcaagtataactactgcctcatcgctgaaaggtaatcaagtataactactgcctcatcgctgaaaggtaatcaagtataactactGCCTCATTGCTGAaaggtaatcaagtataactactGCCTCGACGAGAACGCTGAaaggtaatcaagtataactactGCCTCATCGCTTGaaggtaatcaagtataactactGCCTTGACGAGAACGCTGGaaggtaatcaagtataactactGCCTTGACGAGAACGCTGGaaggtaatcaagtataactactGCCTTGACGAGAACGCTGGaaggtaatcaagtataactactGCCTCATCGCTTGaaggtaatcaagtataactactGCCTCATCGCTTGaaggtaatcaagtataactactGCCTCATCGCTGGaaggtaatcaagtataactactGCTTCATCGCTTGAAGGTAATCACGTAACTACTGCATCATCGTTGAAAGGTAATCACGTAACTACTGCCTCATCGCTTGAAGGTAATCACGTATAACTACTGCGTCATCGCTGAaaggtaatcaagtataactactGCCTTGACGAGAACGCTGAaaggtaatcaagtataactactGCCTTGACGAGAACGCTGAaaggtaatcaagtataactactGCCTCGACGAGAACGCTGGaaggtaatcaagtataactactGCATCATCGCTGGaaggtaatcaagtataactactGCGTCATCGCTGAaaggtaatcaagtataactactGCCTTGACGAGAACGCTGAaaggtaatcaagtataactactGCCTTGACGAGAACGCTGGaaggtaatcaagtataactactGCCTCATCGCTTGaaggtaatcaagtataactactGCCTCATCGCTTGaaggtaatcaagtataactactGCTTCATCGCTTGAAGGTAATCACGTAACTACTGCATCATCGTTGAAAGGTAATCACGTAACTACTGCCTCATCGCTTGaaggtaatcaagtataactactGCCTCATCGTTAAAAGGTAATCACGTAACTACTGCCTCATCGCTTGAAGGTAATCACGTATAACTACTGCGTCATCGCTGAaaggtaatcaagtataactactGCCTTGACGAGAACGCTAAaaggtaatcaagtataactactGCCTCATCGCTGGaaggtaatcaagtataactactGCCTCATCGCTGGaaggtaatcaagtataactactGCCTCATCGTTGAAAGGTAATCACGTAACTACTGCCTCATCGCTTGAAGGTAATCACGTATAACTACTGCCTCATCGTTGAAAGGTAATCACGTAACTACTGCCTCATCGCTTGAAGGTAATCACGTATAACTACTGCGTCATCGCTGAaaggtaatcaagtataactactGCCTTGACGAGAACGCTAAaaggtaatcaagtataactactGCCTCATCGCTGGaaggtaatcaagtataactactGCCTCATCGCTGGaaggtaatcaagtataactactgcctcatcgctgaaaggtaatcaagtataactactGCCTCATCGCTGATaggtaatcaagtataactactGCCTCATCGCTGGaaggtaatcaagtataactactgcctcatcgctgaaaggtaatcaagtataactactgcctcatcgctgaaaggtaatcaagtataactactGCCTTGACGAGAACGCTGAaaggtaatcaagtataactactGCCTTGACGAGAACGCTGAaaggtaatcaagtataactactGCCTTGACGAGAACGCTGAaaggtaatcaagtataactactGCCTTGACGAGAACGCTGAAAGGTAATCAAATATAACTACTGCCTCATCGCTGAaaggtaatcaagtataactactgcctcatcgctgaaaggtaatcaagtataactactgcctcatcgctgaaaggtaatcaagtataactactgcctcatcgctgaaaggtaatcaagtataactactgcctcatcgctgaaaggtaatcaagtataactactGCCTTGACGAGAACGCTGAaaggtaatcaagtataactactgcctcatcgctgaaaggtaatcaagtataactactgcctcatcgctgaaaggtaatcaagtataactactGCCTTGACGAGAACGCTGAaaggtaatcaagtataactactgcctcatcgctgaaaggtaatcaagtataactactgcctcatcgctgaaaggtaatcaagtataactactGCCTTGACGAGAACGCTAAaaggtaatcaagtataactactGCCTTGACGAGAACGCTGAaaggtaatcaagtataactactGCCTTGACGAGAACGCTGAaaggtaatcaagtataactactGCCTTGACGAGAACGCTGAAAGGTAATCAAATATAACTACTGCCTCATCGCTTGaaggtaatcaagtataactactGCCTCATCGCTTGaaggtaatcaagtataactactGACTCATCGCTGGaaggtaatcaagtataactactgcctcatcgctgaaaggtaatcaagtataactactGCCTCATCGCTAAaaggtaatcaagtataactactGCCTCATCGCTGGaaggtaatcaagtataactactGCCTCATCGCTGGaaggtaatcaagtataactactGCCTCATCGCTGGaaggtaatcaagtataactactGCCTTGACGAGAACGCTAAaaggtaatcaagtataactactGCCTTGACGAGAACGCTGAaaggtaatcaagtataactactGCCTTGACGAGAACGCTGAaaggtaatcaagtataactactGCCTTGACGAGAACGCTGAAAGGTAATCGAGTATAACTACTGCCTTGACGAGAACGCTGAAAGGTAATCAAATATAACTACTGCCTCATCGCTGAaaggtaatcaagtataactactgcctc encodes:
- the LOC5512330 gene encoding VWFA and cache domain-containing protein 1 gives rise to the protein MATRQLVNALVLVAVVTLVHCTYANTPSPSATDFIGKLDGRLEELRRDCLGVDIIQNEVGNKVSSASRIDGKKVIRDLVDLLRERFDERIAALNAIKKGVEEDYAAVKASGVLKECCKLFPSSLEYHARFKSKANSKSFCEAKAKSAGNVRVLGEGIYSAMSRNLKQNQRLKWQFFGSKEGLCTIYPAAPLKECHAYDNRLRPWYTSAAYPSTKKLVIVLDTSSSMASRVELGTKRRTRLDVAKAALSTILSTLLPQDKVGVVLFNSKVTLAGSSGVDECYSTRLAPAGRFNVNYLKDFINRSRPGGGTQYQNAFKAAFTLLKSAKSGDGGGEQSFLLFLTDGGPKDDALAVERLIAQNKKEMEESRERVTIMTIGLGKDEHMKNFLGRLSKNVGSKYSQVDNEAHMYSAIHDYYSHLQAMATKATKNYILSPPYADAWGLGLMITVAVPCFSKGEFVGVAGVDVIMSDLLSEVQYFNQAGSDSFAFLAHLNTDNALSHPLLPPPETLTKDPSLVNILALEQGEAFKQFFHGTLKHIKENDIRTISLPRRRLSTPKGGLQAEGVAEHVLDYTYYCSRVLEYVLCVALPEVVTDLKITENNGDRLYYHRMDLVQEDEVCSYTDTISYKDKAVVKFSAKAFLNPPEYLDVEENPTLIEKYMNHANQGHQETMFLPGIVQTAKLSKGLVNYWIHGEHKQYLSQIPRRFFGSANGVLRFFPGEPLPRNYDHCSRHWFNKANAFKGQLTFTTPYRDPLGAGLIVTASHSIDIARGSSLSLFGVVAADLTMEFFQTMVKMYLGIRCKDITSTTCLLVDVGGYVVYHPSFAKRDVFEDESLVTAKHLTEIHGDIAEYLISNGIMTKKTCQDFVERKLQISYEIDIGDKEMVSNIEWTASKCDAFSLVRVPSTNLYVLAAFASRHSTCYESVPCACNVTCTTQTNEECECPCRKRLEYNYCLDENAESSVPICAPPSSSTFTRPSLPLDLVRLPDCFPVQCQQITTEIQCRKTFSCSWCTWDKAKELGVPYCADSNACYGGVEGRANPFFRKLIDSNGLGSKSNKTTWRGKVVEALSVAKNIITEYFPLVVATTVLLLVMFGLFLAVFCCCKKPKGYTGLEGYYDGEEGYDGEYNGEGGFEGDEAYGYEEGYDDGMKYYENRGDDDFFQLGEEF